From Paenibacillus sp. PL2-23:
CACCTTCTCGGCTGCTGGGGCCTTATATTTCTTGTTCGTCATGAGCGCGGATTGCCTCCATCATTAACCGATTCATAACTCCATAGTATGTTACTTCAATTGAAGGTTCAAGGGGAAAGTTGCTGAAGCGGTGGTCAATCGAAGCGAACAAACAGCAACACGGCATCCCATTCCATAGGGGAAGGGGATGCCGTGTCCAGGTTTGCCGGGGATGCTATTCCAGATTGGCGTGATTGTTGTACATCGCTGTACCTTGAAGCTTCATGTTCTCCATTAGCCGAAGCACGGTCGCATCCAATAGAAGCAGCAGGCATTGCTCGAACAACGTGCCCATGGGCTGATTGGAGCTGCCCGATGTGCTGTCCTTGGTAACAGCTGGGATATGCACAATGGTAGAAGCCAGTTGACCTATGGTTGAATCTGGAGCAATGGTCAAGACGCCAATCGTTGCCTTGATGTTATGGGCTTTAGCTGCCATGCTTGCCAGGGTTTTGGTCTCGCCTGAGCCTGAACCGATGAGAAGCAGATCACCTTCGGCAATGCCGGGGGTAACCGTTTCGCCTACGACATAAACGTGGAACCCCATATGCATCAGTCGCATGGCGAATGCCCTCATCATCAGTCCCGAGCGTCCGGCCCCGGCTACAAAAATGTTCCCGGCTTCTGTAATCTGCTTGGTCAGCGCCTCGATTTCGTCCGAGTTGACCGCTTTAAGCGTCCGGTCAAGCTCCTGAAGAATAGAAGATGAAACAGTCAGCATATTCATCCGTGCTTACCG
This genomic window contains:
- the hxlB gene encoding 6-phospho-3-hexuloisomerase; protein product: MNMLTVSSSILQELDRTLKAVNSDEIEALTKQITEAGNIFVAGAGRSGLMMRAFAMRLMHMGFHVYVVGETVTPGIAEGDLLLIGSGSGETKTLASMAAKAHNIKATIGVLTIAPDSTIGQLASTIVHIPAVTKDSTSGSSNQPMGTLFEQCLLLLLDATVLRLMENMKLQGTAMYNNHANLE